The following proteins are encoded in a genomic region of Leptospira ryugenii:
- a CDS encoding DUF445 domain-containing protein — translation MIPFTYGFVGWVTNWLALKMTFYPIRFWGIPPYLGWQGIIPRKAHKMASKSVDVITGRLMNVQEVFQKIDPVRAEAEFLPSLERSIDDSLDEFARAIDPKIWESLPKLVKEEIQFKIRRESGYTIRKVIRNLQSDINSLFDVKALVLKKLSGDNVSLVVELFQEVGAPEFKFIERSGFYFGFLLGLGQMVFYFFFPIWWTLPLQGVIVGYLTNYLALEMIFRPLHPKSILGLFTYQGLFLKRQNEVSRLYAKLVSKKILTAKNIMEELVFGKAAEELLKLVRDSIEKQVDHLSTIAKPILFATGKLPEYETAKAVISARLSEHAIGNASQLENYLGEALDLEKTMGDKMANLPPEEYESILRSAFQEDEMLLILVGAALGAVVGFLQIFFI, via the coding sequence TTGATTCCCTTTACCTACGGATTTGTGGGCTGGGTGACCAATTGGCTGGCCCTAAAAATGACCTTCTACCCCATCCGTTTTTGGGGCATTCCTCCCTATCTTGGATGGCAGGGCATCATCCCGAGAAAGGCTCATAAGATGGCCAGCAAATCGGTAGATGTGATCACAGGACGTCTCATGAATGTCCAAGAGGTTTTCCAAAAAATCGACCCTGTACGTGCAGAGGCGGAATTCTTACCTAGTTTGGAACGTTCCATTGATGATTCCTTAGATGAGTTTGCCAGAGCCATTGACCCAAAAATTTGGGAATCTCTTCCCAAGTTGGTGAAAGAAGAAATCCAATTTAAGATCAGAAGGGAGTCTGGATATACAATTCGAAAGGTGATTCGGAATTTACAATCTGACATCAATTCCCTCTTCGATGTAAAGGCTCTCGTATTAAAAAAACTATCAGGAGATAATGTAAGTTTGGTTGTGGAACTATTCCAAGAGGTAGGCGCACCAGAGTTTAAATTCATTGAACGATCAGGTTTTTATTTTGGATTTCTTTTGGGATTGGGACAGATGGTCTTTTATTTTTTCTTTCCGATCTGGTGGACCTTACCTTTACAAGGAGTGATTGTAGGTTATTTGACAAACTACCTAGCTTTAGAAATGATCTTTCGTCCCTTACACCCAAAATCAATTCTGGGACTCTTCACCTACCAGGGATTATTTTTAAAAAGACAGAATGAAGTCTCTCGACTCTATGCGAAGTTGGTATCAAAGAAAATTTTGACTGCAAAAAATATTATGGAAGAGTTGGTGTTTGGGAAAGCTGCAGAGGAATTGCTAAAGCTTGTGAGAGATAGCATAGAAAAGCAAGTGGATCATCTTTCTACTATCGCAAAACCTATATTATTCGCTACTGGCAAATTACCAGAGTATGAAACTGCTAAGGCTGTCATTTCCGCAAGACTTTCCGAACATGCGATAGGCAATGCCTCCCAATTAGAAAATTATCTTGGTGAGGCATTAGATCTAGAAAAAACCATGGGAGATAAAATGGCAAATCTTCCTCCCGAAGAGTATGAATCTATTTTACGATCTGCCTTTCAAGAGGATGAGATGTTGCTTATTCTTGTGGGTGCAGCATTGGGTGCCGTTGTTGGTTTCTTACAAATATTTTTTATCTAA
- a CDS encoding Cna protein B-type domain protein yields MFKKGTLFLLFVLASFGVGCSKKSKSMPFWFLLGSGGAGNPSDSAGSTTPPDSNGVALPPSNGSVSPSSTGEIPQNNAEQEIPTSGPARVFGKIQPVVAGNPSNDVCGQVGSPSYPNCVDLSQIIVRIEVANGSQSVLVASTNADANGNFSFDFNSLPNNNYRVLINNGNGLNYAYQDFSFVFNPSISGPTLVDVGTLYAERLYYLSGPAQITGSLVTSGFNADGFVVPSGPLAGITINLVDANGNTVASTTSNASGQFSIQIPNLSNGNYTIVYDGSSVTTSGQTYGTISEFIHFTFQGTNPSLTTVVGLGETNLPWLAAQESSLSLSGSVINGAVSNDQTTVYTIKLKNEQGAIIDTVSITGNGSFQLNGSGLPSGVYYVEVSGPNLVTVSQSFLFTASPDGGNKNQSLPSPISVVPKQSNVFGFIRDANGVHIPGSVINFRPDRLQRPSQLFHLSTDPLLGNAVKLWILEALSAVAGVNCLANPSSGICSCATNPSLSCLQTYQGNGPWNYQTWGSKVYEVRPSDQQVYFTAQAGLWAYTISAPGYETWCANQGTPCSQYPVSITLNGNDVNAGQITLTSIDRRAQIAGTISVRDTAPTNPSIHSNQTGLYVVLLGNTNSNGQALAHIAITSGGSFAFNGSSYVITLPSQLTSDAQRVSYALQALASGTAQTLAQADTIAVEDDVYASVTISNGNQYNFRQSTYQAIVVDLTVSSPRASYLAPASFSLDVSSVATNQYATNPVTFNFSGTAVHNVRSTVSGTVTDAISTLPVEGATLTLGRFEGGNFVADVRRDCSGTFVNNTCSVPSLRQAGQDQTIGSLLSSSNGSYSFLFVPQGNYSLRVEKNGIVTYFPVEVGSGGGTVIVNTAVITNSGRGNLAGSVRTPGGFAFTGTYSLEVVDPNTGLIRPTDGVLPASLSSGATTFSNASQYNLFQINAGRWKVRFVASGFKTVEGIVDIQANATTTFDIITFVPGSQTPGAISGRALSALYNTGVCDLTARIRPGVNVKSGPYAIDENGQTIPGVKTATDGSYAIPNVPPGNYTLEVTGSGKRGNCTSAVEAYATTFRTVVAAGSETPANQNILVSPILAENEMRVVLSWGAKPRDLDSHMQYSPTDKNGRIVWNNRSPLGVGNGDLDFDITTGFGPETITVKGNIWAQPVRYYSVYNWSGEAIMGVSGATVRVFKGSIGEVRNYSLGANHTNRWWKIFCIEADKSITDVGMGSCQATQFIEQRMFER; encoded by the coding sequence ATGTTTAAGAAAGGGACTCTCTTTCTTCTCTTTGTATTAGCTTCTTTTGGAGTAGGTTGCTCTAAAAAGTCAAAATCTATGCCTTTCTGGTTTTTGCTTGGCTCAGGTGGAGCGGGCAATCCCTCTGATTCGGCTGGTTCTACAACTCCTCCTGATTCCAATGGCGTGGCACTTCCGCCTTCCAATGGTTCCGTCTCACCTTCTTCCACGGGCGAGATCCCCCAAAACAACGCGGAACAAGAAATTCCGACTTCAGGACCTGCTAGGGTTTTTGGAAAGATCCAACCAGTGGTTGCTGGCAATCCATCGAACGATGTGTGCGGACAAGTAGGCTCTCCTTCCTATCCAAATTGTGTGGATCTTTCGCAAATCATCGTTCGGATTGAAGTGGCAAATGGCAGCCAATCTGTGTTAGTTGCTAGCACCAATGCAGATGCAAATGGAAATTTTTCCTTCGATTTCAATTCTTTGCCTAACAACAATTACCGGGTCTTGATTAACAATGGCAATGGACTCAACTACGCATACCAAGACTTTTCCTTCGTATTCAATCCTAGTATTTCAGGCCCTACCTTAGTAGATGTAGGGACTTTGTATGCGGAGAGATTATATTATCTTTCTGGTCCCGCCCAAATTACAGGGTCTTTGGTTACAAGTGGTTTTAATGCAGATGGATTTGTTGTCCCATCGGGTCCATTGGCTGGCATTACCATCAATCTAGTGGATGCCAATGGAAATACTGTAGCGAGCACCACAAGCAATGCTTCTGGTCAGTTCTCTATCCAAATTCCGAACCTTTCCAATGGAAATTATACAATCGTTTACGATGGTTCCAGTGTCACTACCAGTGGCCAAACCTATGGAACTATTTCAGAATTCATCCACTTTACATTCCAAGGCACAAACCCATCGCTTACTACTGTAGTTGGGCTTGGTGAGACCAATTTACCTTGGTTAGCTGCTCAAGAAAGTAGCCTCAGTCTTTCTGGTTCAGTGATCAACGGGGCAGTTTCAAATGACCAAACGACTGTATATACGATCAAATTGAAAAATGAGCAAGGCGCAATCATTGATACCGTAAGCATTACTGGCAATGGAAGTTTCCAACTAAACGGATCTGGTCTTCCGAGCGGAGTTTACTATGTCGAGGTATCCGGTCCCAACCTAGTGACAGTTTCGCAATCCTTTCTTTTCACGGCCTCACCCGATGGGGGCAATAAAAACCAATCCTTACCTTCTCCTATCAGCGTAGTACCAAAACAATCCAATGTATTTGGCTTTATTAGAGATGCCAATGGTGTTCACATTCCAGGATCCGTGATCAATTTCCGTCCTGACCGTTTGCAGAGGCCTTCTCAACTCTTCCACCTAAGCACAGACCCACTTCTTGGAAATGCAGTAAAGCTCTGGATTTTGGAAGCTTTGAGTGCTGTAGCAGGAGTGAATTGTTTGGCAAATCCCTCCTCTGGAATCTGCTCTTGTGCTACCAACCCAAGTCTTTCTTGCCTGCAAACCTACCAAGGCAATGGTCCTTGGAACTACCAAACATGGGGCTCGAAAGTATATGAAGTGCGTCCCTCTGACCAACAAGTGTATTTCACCGCGCAAGCCGGACTCTGGGCCTATACCATTTCAGCACCTGGCTACGAAACCTGGTGTGCCAACCAGGGGACACCATGCTCACAATACCCTGTGAGTATCACACTCAATGGCAATGATGTGAATGCTGGCCAGATCACACTCACATCGATCGATAGACGAGCGCAGATTGCCGGAACCATCTCAGTCAGAGACACTGCGCCTACTAACCCAAGCATCCATAGCAACCAAACAGGTTTGTATGTGGTTTTGCTAGGCAATACAAATAGCAACGGACAGGCTTTGGCACACATCGCAATCACTTCTGGTGGATCCTTTGCATTCAATGGATCTTCTTATGTGATTACCCTTCCGTCTCAATTGACCTCAGATGCGCAAAGAGTATCCTATGCCCTCCAAGCCCTTGCGTCGGGAACTGCACAGACTCTCGCACAAGCGGATACGATAGCTGTCGAAGACGATGTCTATGCCTCGGTCACAATCTCAAATGGAAACCAATACAACTTCAGACAGTCTACTTACCAAGCCATAGTTGTAGATCTAACCGTCTCCAGCCCAAGGGCTAGTTACTTAGCTCCTGCAAGTTTTAGTTTAGATGTATCCTCTGTTGCCACAAACCAATATGCAACAAATCCCGTGACATTCAATTTCAGTGGAACTGCCGTACATAATGTCCGTTCTACAGTCTCTGGAACGGTAACAGATGCCATTTCCACATTGCCGGTAGAAGGCGCCACACTCACCTTAGGAAGGTTTGAAGGTGGAAATTTTGTGGCTGACGTTCGGCGGGACTGTAGCGGTACTTTTGTGAACAATACTTGTTCCGTTCCAAGCCTACGCCAAGCTGGCCAAGACCAGACCATAGGTTCTCTACTTTCTTCCTCCAATGGATCTTACTCTTTCCTCTTTGTTCCACAAGGCAACTATAGCCTTCGCGTAGAAAAGAATGGCATTGTAACTTACTTCCCAGTGGAAGTGGGAAGTGGTGGCGGAACTGTCATCGTCAACACAGCTGTGATCACCAACAGCGGACGTGGGAACCTCGCTGGTTCTGTCCGAACTCCAGGTGGCTTTGCCTTTACGGGTACTTACTCTTTGGAAGTTGTAGACCCAAACACTGGATTGATCCGACCAACTGACGGGGTCTTACCTGCCTCTCTCAGCTCTGGTGCTACAACCTTTTCAAATGCTAGCCAATACAATCTCTTCCAAATCAATGCGGGTCGTTGGAAAGTGCGATTTGTTGCGAGTGGCTTTAAAACAGTGGAAGGAATCGTTGATATCCAAGCAAACGCGACAACGACTTTTGATATCATCACCTTTGTCCCGGGCTCGCAAACACCTGGGGCAATTTCCGGTCGTGCTCTCTCGGCCCTTTACAATACGGGAGTCTGTGACCTTACCGCCCGGATTCGACCTGGAGTGAATGTAAAATCCGGACCTTATGCTATCGATGAAAATGGTCAGACCATCCCTGGAGTGAAAACTGCAACTGACGGATCTTATGCGATACCAAACGTCCCTCCTGGAAACTATACCTTGGAAGTTACTGGTTCTGGAAAACGAGGCAATTGCACAAGTGCTGTAGAAGCCTATGCGACAACCTTCCGAACCGTTGTCGCGGCGGGTTCTGAAACACCCGCCAACCAAAACATCCTTGTCTCTCCTATCCTTGCGGAAAACGAAATGAGAGTCGTCTTGTCCTGGGGTGCAAAACCAAGAGACCTGGATTCCCATATGCAGTATTCGCCAACCGACAAAAACGGCAGAATTGTATGGAACAACCGAAGCCCACTGGGTGTGGGGAATGGTGACCTTGACTTTGATATCACCACTGGCTTTGGTCCAGAGACCATCACTGTAAAGGGCAATATCTGGGCTCAGCCAGTGCGTTATTACAGTGTCTACAATTGGTCTGGCGAAGCCATCATGGGAGTATCTGGTGCGACTGTGCGAGTCTTCAAGGGTTCTATTGGGGAAGTGCGAAACTACTCTTTAGGAGCAAACCATACAAATCGATGGTGGAAGATCTTCTGTATCGAAGCGGATAAATCCATTACCGATGTTGGTATGGGATCATGCCAAGCGACACAGTTCATAGAACAGAGGATGTTCGAGAGATAA
- a CDS encoding ABC transporter ATP-binding protein codes for MSANKPIIHFEQVYLTRNDHHILENISFQVKRGESLAILGRNGAGKSSIINLLFAYLWPTAGRIFVLGEEYGTVPLQPIQKKIGILQANHQEQLVQRGLSCLEVLATGLHQTLGLYKEITEEESFIARNLLQSFSMLEKKDQTYHSLSSGEKTKVLLLRAFVGDREILVLDEPTAALDLRARIDFEKNLKEIKSFQPNITRILITHRLEEIPPDFQQVLLLKEGRLLAFGEKEKILQGAILSELYDIGLGVEERQGRFYTYLL; via the coding sequence GTGTCAGCAAATAAGCCGATCATTCATTTCGAGCAAGTCTATTTAACTCGAAACGATCACCACATACTCGAAAATATCAGCTTCCAAGTGAAAAGAGGAGAAAGCCTTGCCATCCTTGGACGAAATGGCGCTGGAAAGAGTAGCATTATCAATTTACTCTTTGCTTATCTTTGGCCCACTGCTGGTCGTATATTTGTATTAGGGGAAGAGTACGGAACGGTACCTCTTCAACCCATTCAGAAAAAAATTGGGATACTACAAGCCAACCACCAAGAACAACTCGTACAAAGAGGCTTAAGCTGTCTTGAGGTTCTTGCCACTGGACTTCACCAAACGCTAGGTCTCTACAAAGAGATCACGGAAGAGGAAAGTTTTATTGCACGGAACCTCCTCCAATCATTTTCTATGTTGGAAAAAAAAGACCAAACCTATCATAGCCTTTCCTCAGGAGAAAAAACAAAGGTTCTCCTCCTACGCGCCTTTGTGGGAGACAGAGAGATATTGGTTTTGGATGAACCAACGGCGGCACTTGACCTACGAGCAAGGATTGACTTTGAGAAGAATCTAAAAGAAATCAAATCCTTCCAACCAAACATCACTCGAATTTTGATTACACACCGACTCGAAGAGATCCCTCCCGATTTCCAACAAGTTCTCTTATTAAAGGAAGGCCGCCTTCTTGCCTTTGGAGAAAAAGAAAAGATTCTACAAGGTGCTATTTTATCGGAATTGTATGATATCGGTTTGGGAGTAGAAGAAAGGCAAGGTAGGTTTTATACCTATTTACTATAG
- a CDS encoding HDOD domain-containing protein: MNFQEIISQLESSKESRINYYFVTEEQNQEIYALLVHVMGYMDKLFLVEVVFTVLKELLMNANKANAKRDYFQRQSLDIQNPKDYAKGMAQFQENIIQKWNEQLEHLEGGNFYISLLMKVEGKNIHFAVENNAPITTEELARINKRIEVAKNYNDLSDAFADVSDSTESAGLGLVLIQLLLKNSGIGSERFRIHTNDKLTRATLTVPEITTPQEITTTLKTKILNEIDGLPPLPHSLTKIIQLCNNPDSDLNMIASEIEKNPALSADLLKLSNSAFFANRSQVGSIIQAVKVVGLKNLRNLLYVSGVRKIMEGQYGKVMDVWDHSNRCSYYARYLATEHTVTNKLADIIAVSALLHDIGKFLLLSVDRAFFKKIETFQRGTDSGNSTLLEEMAIGLSHPQLGALLAEKWEFPLDLRVAIEYHHKPFMAPSELRELVEIIYMANMMSDFQETKKGFYAIDKNLLAKFGLDNIEVFTNAVKKVETLYKSVSK, translated from the coding sequence GTGAACTTTCAGGAAATCATTTCTCAATTAGAATCATCTAAAGAATCTCGCATCAACTATTACTTTGTTACAGAGGAGCAAAACCAAGAAATCTATGCGCTCCTAGTCCACGTGATGGGCTATATGGACAAACTCTTTCTGGTAGAAGTCGTTTTTACAGTTTTAAAAGAACTTCTAATGAACGCAAATAAAGCGAATGCTAAGCGAGATTACTTCCAAAGGCAGAGTTTAGATATCCAAAATCCAAAAGACTATGCAAAAGGTATGGCGCAATTCCAAGAGAACATCATTCAAAAATGGAATGAACAATTGGAACATTTGGAAGGTGGAAATTTTTATATTAGTTTATTAATGAAAGTTGAAGGTAAAAACATTCATTTTGCGGTAGAGAATAATGCTCCCATCACAACGGAAGAGTTAGCAAGGATCAACAAACGGATAGAGGTAGCGAAAAACTACAATGATCTATCTGATGCCTTTGCCGATGTTTCAGATAGCACAGAATCTGCTGGACTCGGACTAGTATTGATTCAACTCTTATTAAAAAATTCTGGCATTGGCTCTGAGAGATTTCGCATTCACACAAATGACAAGTTGACGAGAGCAACACTAACCGTTCCGGAAATCACAACACCGCAGGAAATTACCACAACTCTAAAAACCAAAATATTGAATGAAATTGATGGTCTTCCTCCTCTTCCGCATTCATTGACCAAAATCATTCAGCTTTGCAACAATCCAGATTCCGATCTGAATATGATTGCATCCGAAATTGAAAAAAACCCGGCCTTATCTGCCGACCTTTTAAAATTATCAAATTCCGCATTTTTTGCAAACCGCAGCCAAGTAGGCTCTATCATACAAGCAGTTAAGGTCGTGGGTTTGAAAAATCTTCGAAACTTACTATATGTATCTGGTGTTCGCAAGATCATGGAAGGTCAATACGGAAAGGTTATGGATGTATGGGACCATTCAAATCGTTGCAGTTATTATGCACGATACCTTGCAACCGAACATACTGTAACCAATAAACTTGCAGACATTATTGCTGTGAGTGCTCTTTTACATGACATTGGAAAGTTTTTGTTGCTTTCTGTTGACCGAGCATTTTTCAAAAAAATTGAAACCTTCCAAAGAGGAACAGACTCAGGAAATTCCACACTCTTAGAAGAAATGGCAATAGGCCTTAGCCACCCTCAGTTGGGAGCACTCTTGGCTGAAAAGTGGGAATTCCCTCTGGACCTGCGAGTTGCAATCGAATACCACCACAAACCTTTCATGGCGCCGAGTGAATTACGCGAGTTAGTTGAGATCATCTATATGGCCAATATGATGAGCGATTTCCAAGAAACCAAAAAAGGTTTTTATGCCATAGACAAAAACCTTTTAGCAAAATTTGGCTTGGATAATATCGAAGTCTTCACCAACGCTGTTAAAAAAGTCGAGACCCTATATAAGAGTGTCAGCAAATAA